A single genomic interval of Thermoanaerobaculia bacterium harbors:
- a CDS encoding adenylate/guanylate cyclase domain-containing protein — protein sequence MNIAEFLPQVVSKYDTHTPWMKWVQGSVLFADVSGFTPMSEALSSLGVEGAEILTDILNRYFEEMITLIHDHGGQVMKFGGDAILCFFPGSRTLCRCARVAHMMQEKMGRFQGIKTPVKKFDLKMKIGIASGDVLLAGVGNPEIRCDYVFAGAPVDLTSDAEHLATAGDIVVSVPESGTLPPAISIESLSTGFARILEVTGSSQNSAKYFIPFAKPDRVLPYLIPEVGQMVKQGFQRYVGALLKIVPVFMKFSGFTYTREAFDLAHFHEFFTTIMEITRRYEGRLNRISMGDKGSTCFLLFGAPHALEKAEQMACQWALEVKDTMRVRFPDIGFGVGMNSGQVFAGIVGGGGRWEYTVMGDAVNFAARLMQGAESGQVCLSRELQEKSGDRYAARSLGKRNFKGKQDPLEVFELTERRLTRRGAKSKTELIGRREELDLLIRHLVSAKEKDPSMVLLEGPPGSGKTFLVAQFLNQARWEGWKVVQGRAEITTQSHAYSIWKEILSALFWKGRKPDRNDLIHLLSSVDEHYVDSLSWHEDFWGLKSSEGNAGVADETRKNLFHHQLCQCLLHMCTDRPTILFLDDLHWFDTLSHDLLVALLNHFRNQRICLIVTTREGWDPEELKGRASLEEVPIADLDQVDMKLLLESRLKGKVRKDLVEFIFERTGGNPFFTQQLIDYLKKNQMLESRMGEWAIRRGAKLEDSLTGSDIVISQLRQLPMPEQIHLRMASCMGPTFQREVLRKSLGRTFQAPVLHNLISLGYFHPVGEEGMAFAHTLVQETVYHAIPAKVRRQNHRVIGGSIEKILGSEDEEIVPNLANHFILADAKKRAFPYARRAAETLFRQMSFPESRKYYSFCYQYRKHTRKPEKWAIAGRLIETTILSGDFKKASNLVDGILRNVRRSSEHEQWPLFYLQKIEVLQKMGNYACTSRIQRILTLDQKVVRRIAPKLHYFLGVAEYRRGRFDRALPSFTIAAGDIEANCESKVPLTVFTYMAHIAIHRGEVKKAFDCIDEGEKLAIKRCFVYEYLKLENARAAMLLDSGKHLEAKEIYTRLFNEAESFGDYYLLATILLNLGNIEIDMQNYEQAFRHLEEALLHFINYGVRNGEAECYNLMGITQYYLGNFQSAYDYYLQSNAIYEDTGEMERACYGYYNLAEVSIELHDVENARMWYEKGMSSFNERDHTALASLYSNLHPMLKQKERPS from the coding sequence ATGAATATTGCGGAGTTTCTTCCACAGGTTGTAAGCAAGTATGACACGCATACACCGTGGATGAAGTGGGTGCAGGGATCGGTTCTCTTTGCAGATGTCTCAGGCTTTACCCCCATGTCCGAAGCACTGTCAAGCCTTGGAGTCGAGGGCGCAGAAATCCTTACCGATATTTTGAACCGCTATTTTGAAGAGATGATTACTCTGATCCATGATCATGGCGGTCAGGTGATGAAGTTCGGTGGTGATGCCATTCTCTGCTTTTTCCCTGGAAGTCGGACTCTTTGCCGCTGCGCCAGAGTTGCGCACATGATGCAGGAGAAAATGGGGCGGTTTCAGGGGATAAAGACCCCCGTAAAGAAATTCGATTTGAAGATGAAGATCGGGATTGCCTCGGGAGATGTACTTCTGGCTGGAGTTGGCAATCCGGAAATCCGTTGCGATTACGTCTTCGCCGGTGCCCCGGTTGATTTGACCTCCGATGCCGAACATCTCGCAACGGCAGGCGATATTGTTGTATCGGTCCCGGAAAGTGGAACTCTTCCCCCCGCCATATCGATCGAATCTCTCTCCACCGGTTTTGCTCGAATCCTCGAAGTAACGGGGTCAAGTCAAAATTCTGCAAAATATTTCATTCCATTCGCGAAACCGGATCGTGTCCTGCCCTATTTGATTCCCGAGGTCGGGCAGATGGTAAAACAGGGCTTTCAGCGTTATGTGGGAGCCCTTCTGAAAATCGTTCCCGTGTTCATGAAGTTCAGCGGGTTTACCTATACCCGGGAAGCATTCGACCTGGCCCATTTCCATGAGTTCTTCACGACGATCATGGAAATTACCCGAAGGTACGAAGGCCGGTTGAACCGGATATCGATGGGAGATAAGGGAAGTACCTGTTTTCTTCTCTTCGGTGCTCCTCACGCGCTGGAAAAAGCCGAGCAAATGGCCTGTCAGTGGGCTCTCGAGGTCAAGGATACGATGAGGGTACGGTTTCCGGACATCGGCTTCGGGGTGGGTATGAACTCGGGTCAGGTTTTCGCCGGAATCGTCGGTGGAGGAGGCAGGTGGGAATACACGGTCATGGGAGATGCCGTAAACTTTGCCGCCCGGCTGATGCAGGGCGCTGAAAGCGGACAGGTGTGCCTCAGCCGGGAGCTTCAGGAGAAATCAGGAGATCGGTATGCCGCGCGATCGCTGGGAAAGAGAAATTTTAAGGGAAAGCAGGATCCATTGGAAGTCTTCGAGCTTACCGAGCGACGTCTTACAAGACGCGGAGCAAAGAGTAAAACGGAACTGATTGGCCGTCGTGAAGAACTGGATCTTCTCATTCGACATCTCGTCTCTGCAAAGGAAAAAGATCCTTCAATGGTTTTGCTCGAGGGCCCTCCGGGTTCGGGAAAGACGTTCCTGGTAGCCCAGTTCCTGAACCAGGCACGATGGGAAGGATGGAAGGTCGTCCAGGGGCGGGCGGAGATAACGACCCAGAGCCATGCTTATTCAATATGGAAAGAAATTTTATCAGCCCTCTTCTGGAAGGGAAGGAAACCGGATCGTAACGATCTTATTCACCTTCTTTCATCCGTAGATGAACACTATGTAGATTCTCTTTCATGGCACGAAGATTTCTGGGGATTGAAATCCTCTGAAGGGAATGCAGGTGTTGCCGATGAAACCAGAAAAAACCTCTTTCACCACCAGCTATGCCAGTGTCTCCTGCATATGTGCACAGACAGGCCGACGATCCTCTTTCTGGACGACCTTCACTGGTTTGACACACTTTCCCACGATCTCCTGGTCGCCCTGCTGAACCATTTTCGTAATCAGAGAATCTGCCTCATCGTAACGACCCGGGAAGGGTGGGATCCGGAGGAGCTGAAGGGAAGAGCATCCCTGGAAGAAGTACCGATTGCTGACCTGGACCAGGTCGATATGAAATTACTGCTGGAATCCCGGCTGAAGGGGAAAGTCAGAAAGGACCTTGTGGAGTTCATCTTCGAAAGGACGGGCGGAAATCCCTTCTTTACCCAGCAGCTGATCGACTATCTCAAAAAGAACCAGATGTTGGAAAGCCGGATGGGGGAGTGGGCGATTCGCCGGGGGGCGAAGCTTGAAGATTCCCTCACGGGTAGCGACATCGTGATCTCCCAGTTACGACAGCTGCCCATGCCGGAACAGATCCACCTCCGCATGGCTTCCTGCATGGGGCCCACATTTCAAAGAGAGGTTCTCAGGAAATCGCTGGGGCGCACCTTTCAGGCTCCTGTTTTGCATAATCTCATATCCCTTGGGTATTTTCACCCCGTTGGTGAGGAGGGAATGGCCTTTGCCCACACGCTGGTCCAGGAAACGGTCTACCACGCCATTCCAGCAAAGGTGCGCCGCCAGAACCACAGGGTAATCGGCGGCTCAATCGAGAAAATTCTGGGAAGCGAGGATGAGGAGATTGTCCCCAACCTTGCCAACCACTTTATCCTTGCCGATGCAAAGAAGCGGGCCTTTCCCTATGCTCGGCGGGCGGCGGAAACTCTCTTCCGGCAGATGTCCTTTCCGGAATCCAGGAAATATTATTCCTTTTGCTATCAGTACCGTAAACATACCCGTAAACCGGAAAAGTGGGCTATTGCAGGGCGATTAATTGAAACCACCATCCTTTCCGGAGACTTCAAGAAGGCTTCTAATCTTGTCGACGGTATCCTGCGAAACGTCCGCAGAAGCTCGGAACATGAACAATGGCCTCTTTTCTATCTACAGAAAATCGAAGTTCTGCAAAAGATGGGCAATTACGCCTGCACCTCCCGGATTCAACGAATTCTCACTTTGGATCAAAAAGTGGTCAGGAGAATCGCACCCAAGCTCCATTACTTTCTTGGCGTGGCGGAATACCGGCGCGGTCGTTTTGATCGGGCGCTTCCATCTTTTACGATCGCAGCCGGGGATATTGAAGCCAATTGTGAATCAAAAGTACCTCTGACAGTCTTTACTTACATGGCCCACATCGCCATCCATAGAGGTGAGGTTAAAAAAGCCTTTGACTGTATTGATGAGGGAGAAAAATTGGCAATAAAACGTTGTTTTGTTTACGAATATCTAAAACTTGAAAATGCCAGAGCCGCCATGCTGCTGGACTCAGGGAAACATCTCGAAGCGAAAGAAATTTATACTCGATTATTCAATGAAGCTGAATCTTTTGGGGATTATTACCTCCTGGCCACCATCCTGTTGAACCTGGGAAATATTGAAATCGATATGCAGAATTATGAACAAGCCTTCCGCCATCTTGAGGAAGCACTGCTTCATTTTATTAATTATGGAGTGAGGAATGGGGAAGCTGAATGCTATAATCTGATGGGAATCACACAATATTATCTGGGTAATTTCCAATCTGCGTATGATTATTATCTGCAATCGAATGCGATTTACGAAGATACTGGGGAGATGGAACGGGCATGTTACGGGTATTACAATCTCGCTGAAGTTTCGATTGAATTGCATGACGTGGAGAATGCCAGAATGTGGTATGAAAAAGGAATGTCATCTTTCAATGAGAGGGACCATACAGCGTTAGCATCTTTATACAGTAATCTTCATCCCATGCTGAAACAAAAAGAACGGCCCTCCTGA
- a CDS encoding formate--tetrahydrofolate ligase, whose amino-acid sequence MTEQYLQEAALNLTTIRNLADSLGLDPQCLKFYGEKMAKIQLSGECVNHPVRGKLILVTAMTPTPAGEGKTTMSIGLADALSRLGKKTLVALREPSLGPVFGMKGGATGGGKARVIPSDEINLHFTGDLHAITSAHNLLAAMVDNRLHFDGACGLLDSRLVTWKRVLDMDDRVLREVIVGVGGPLRGLARETGFDITAASEVMAILCLSTSISDLKERLGNILIGYSPDRKPVFARQINAHGAMAALLKDAIHPNLVQTLEGTPAIIHGGPFANIAHGTNSIIATRTALSLGEFVVTECGFGSDLGAEKFFDIVVRTGKIPAPSVCVLVGTVRAMKLHGGVDLKELDEENVKAVTKGFVNLHKHIENMRGFGVPVVVALNRFNSDTENEIRTALELCENEKIPAAVSEVFSRGGKGAEALAREVLTVAEREAPSINLTYSDEMSLYEKIEAVALKIYGAKGIAMEGKIRRKLRQFEAQGFGSLPVCIAKTQYSLSDDAELLGKPEGFTLIVTDVSVSAGAGFVVVYCGDIMTMPGLPKVPSAEGIDVDSDGNITGLS is encoded by the coding sequence ATGACCGAACAATACCTTCAGGAGGCAGCATTAAACCTTACGACCATTCGAAATCTGGCTGATTCCCTCGGCCTGGATCCTCAGTGCCTGAAGTTCTATGGGGAGAAGATGGCCAAGATTCAACTTTCGGGGGAATGTGTCAATCATCCCGTCAGAGGAAAGTTGATCCTGGTTACGGCCATGACCCCGACACCAGCGGGGGAGGGCAAAACGACAATGTCGATCGGTCTGGCTGACGCGCTGAGTCGTCTTGGAAAAAAGACCCTTGTGGCTCTGCGAGAACCTTCCCTCGGCCCGGTTTTCGGGATGAAGGGAGGAGCTACGGGGGGAGGAAAGGCCCGGGTCATTCCCTCCGACGAGATCAATCTCCACTTTACGGGAGATCTCCATGCCATTACATCCGCCCACAATCTTCTTGCCGCCATGGTGGATAACCGGCTCCACTTTGATGGTGCCTGCGGCCTTCTTGATTCCCGGCTTGTGACCTGGAAACGGGTCCTGGACATGGATGACCGGGTCCTCCGAGAAGTTATCGTGGGTGTGGGTGGACCGCTGCGAGGGCTTGCAAGAGAGACGGGATTTGACATAACTGCGGCCTCAGAAGTCATGGCAATTCTCTGTCTATCCACCTCCATATCCGATCTGAAAGAACGTCTCGGCAACATTCTCATAGGCTATTCACCCGATCGGAAGCCTGTGTTTGCCCGTCAGATCAACGCGCACGGCGCCATGGCTGCCCTTCTCAAGGATGCGATCCATCCGAATCTGGTTCAGACTCTGGAGGGAACGCCGGCGATCATTCATGGTGGACCCTTTGCCAATATCGCTCATGGCACCAACTCCATCATCGCGACGAGGACCGCTCTGAGCCTCGGAGAGTTTGTCGTGACAGAATGCGGGTTCGGATCCGATCTCGGTGCGGAAAAATTCTTTGATATCGTCGTGAGGACGGGAAAAATTCCTGCTCCATCAGTCTGTGTTCTCGTGGGGACGGTCCGTGCGATGAAGCTCCATGGAGGTGTCGATCTAAAAGAGCTCGATGAGGAAAATGTGAAGGCTGTAACGAAAGGGTTTGTGAACTTACACAAGCATATCGAAAACATGAGAGGATTTGGCGTACCCGTGGTTGTGGCTCTTAACCGTTTTAACAGCGACACAGAGAACGAAATCCGCACGGCTTTGGAACTTTGCGAAAATGAAAAAATCCCGGCGGCCGTAAGCGAGGTTTTCAGCAGAGGAGGAAAAGGCGCTGAAGCTCTGGCCCGGGAAGTTTTGACTGTCGCGGAAAGGGAAGCCCCATCCATTAACCTTACCTATTCGGATGAAATGTCCCTGTACGAAAAGATTGAAGCTGTGGCGCTGAAAATTTATGGGGCCAAAGGGATCGCCATGGAGGGGAAGATTCGCAGGAAATTGCGTCAATTCGAAGCACAGGGGTTCGGATCGCTTCCGGTATGCATTGCCAAGACCCAGTACTCCCTGTCCGATGATGCTGAACTCCTTGGGAAACCAGAGGGCTTTACATTGATTGTGACCGATGTGTCCGTCAGCGCCGGAGCCGGTTTTGTCGTAGTTTACTGTGGAGACATCATGACGATGCCGGGACTTCCGAAAGTGCCTTCCGCCGAAGGCATCGATGTGGATTCCGACGGAAATATTACTGGACTGTCCTGA